In Streptococcus parauberis NCFD 2020, the sequence CTGCTAAAACATCAGCTTTCATAGCTTTAAATCCTTGTAAATAATCCACTAGGGCAGCCACTTCTTGATCATAACTTTCTTTAGCAATGACAAGTTCAATCTCTTCTTTATTAGGATTTTCCTTAAACAACCATTTCATTTTGATACCTCATGCTTTATTTCTTTACTTGTATCATATCAGAAATGATATGGCTTGTATGCAGAAACTTGGTATCAGGTAAGATTATGAGGATAAGTGGTCTCAATCAGTTAATTTATTCTTTCTTTTAAGCATCAAGATGATGGCTAAAATAAGTAACTGCCCTGCAATAATTGCTAAAACAATCTGATAATCCTGGACTTTCGTTGTTAACTTATCCCACTCCAAGCCAATACCCATGAACTTGCTGAAATGAATTCCCGCTTGACCAAAGCTCTCAACTTTAGCATCCAGCAAGATGTGACGGAACAATGATGCAACATATGCACCTGGCACAAATTTGACTAATTGCTGTGCTGAATCTGGTAGGACACCAATTGGCATATAAACCCCAACCAAGAAACCTGAAGCCGTTCCAACCAAGGTTGAGAGGCTACTTTCGAGGGACATTTTATTGACAAATTGCAGAACAGTGGTCGCAAACAGAGAACCTTGAAGACTAGAGAGTAAGGCAACCTGTAAGAGTTGAGGAATCAATTTTGTCGAGATGACCAATCCGTCTTCCTGCTTGAAGTAGAAAGCCATGACCAACCCAACTAAAATTTGCATTATGAAACTGATGATGCTGGCGCTGAGGATATAACCCAGTGTGATACTTAACGGACTAACATCTGTTAGAATCAAATCCTGCCAAACATGACGTTCTTTATCTGAGACGATCCGAGAAAGGGCAGCCCAACTGGTTGTAATGCCTGTTACAGTAAGTACACCCCCCATAATCCAGAGATCTAAGATTTTTTCAGGTTTGGGCATACTATCTTTCCAACTGATAACTAAGTTGTTTTGGAGAAATAGAATGTAAAGAACGAAGGCTATTAAGGCCCCAAGTAAGGAGAAGAAGACTCCTGCTTTACTACTAAAATATAATTTCAAGTGACGCTCAATTGTTGCTTTCATGCTTGGATTTCCTTTCCTGTCAGAGTTAAGAATGCTTCGTTCAAAGTGCCTTCTTGGAAACTGAAGCTACTAATTTCTTTTTGGTATTGATTGAGTAGGGTGATAACTTCTTGTGTTTTTAAACCTTCTATAAAGTAACGGCCCGGTTCTAGCTCTATAAATTCTTGCTCAGGCATTGCTTCAGCGCTAGTCATTTCCAAAATCAATTGCGATTTGGCATAATCTGCAATTAATTGACTAGGTTTGCCACTAGCTAAGATGTTTCCATTGTCAATAACATAAACTTTGTCAGCTGTTTCCGCTTCTTCCAAATAGTGAGTTGTTAAAAAGATAGTTAAACCTTCTTCTTTTTGTAAAGTATTAAATAAATACCAGATCAATTCACGGCTTTGAATATCCAATCCTGTTGTTGGCTCATCTAAGAAAAGGATATCAGGCTTATTAATTAATGCTCGAACAATGTCAACCCGTCTTTTTTGACCACCTGAGAGACTTTGATATTTTTGCTTTAGGATTGGTTGAATCTTGGTGATCTCAATCAAATGCTTAAGCCAGTCCTTATCTGCTGCTTTGTACATATGCAATCTATTTTTTAGGTTGGCAGCGACACTCAATTCACCATCAAGGACACTATCCTGAAAGACCATCCCCATTTTAAGGTGTTTATCTCTAATGACTTGTCCTGAATCTAAAGCCAACAAACCTGATAAGATATTGATAGTCGTTGACTTGCCTGCACCATTGGTTCCTAAGTAAGCAACCATTGACCCTTTTTCAATTTCCAGATCTAAACCTTTTAAGACTTGTTTTTTGCCATACGATTTGATAATATTTCTTGCTGTAATTAACATCTTTCGTCCTCCTTGGTACAAACTAATCTTACCAAGGAAAAGACTACCTGTGACAACTTTTATGCTTAGTGGTAAAAAAAGGACGCTAAGAGGGGAAATCGTAGTTGGAATAGATTTGCTGAGAATCCCATGCACAGCTGAGCAATCTTTTTCTAAAGTTCCAATTTTAAAAAGTTGCCCTTGTCATAATTGCCTCATCTTGTTAGAATAGACTAATGAACAAGAAATTATTACCGACCGAAACTGGTTACACATTAACATTAACATATGACATTAAGGGTCATATCGACGACTTCTGGAGCTTATTAGCCACTACTTCTGGTTTGCAGAAATGGTTCCCAGAATTGTCTCGGCAAGAGAATAGCTTGCGCTTCTTAGCCGGCCAGTCTGATGTCAGCTTAGCTATTCTCAAAGAAGAAAAAGCCTCAGCTTTCGCTTTTGACTGGTTTGGTGCAACAAACACATTTATAATCAGTAAGAATGACACAATGAACTGCCATCAAATTTCCTTTACAGAAGAAATACCAAGCACATTTGAAAATGCTTCAAGAGATTTAGCCGGTTGGTATAACCAAAACCATCGTTTAATGATTTATGCCAACACAGGTCACTTACCTAATACGATGGCCCTTTACCAAGACTCACAAGATTGGATTAATAACCAACTACGCAAAAAAAGATAAGCTC encodes:
- a CDS encoding ABC transporter permease, encoding MKATIERHLKLYFSSKAGVFFSLLGALIAFVLYILFLQNNLVISWKDSMPKPEKILDLWIMGGVLTVTGITTSWAALSRIVSDKERHVWQDLILTDVSPLSITLGYILSASIISFIMQILVGLVMAFYFKQEDGLVISTKLIPQLLQVALLSSLQGSLFATTVLQFVNKMSLESSLSTLVGTASGFLVGVYMPIGVLPDSAQQLVKFVPGAYVASLFRHILLDAKVESFGQAGIHFSKFMGIGLEWDKLTTKVQDYQIVLAIIAGQLLILAIILMLKRKNKLTD
- a CDS encoding ABC transporter ATP-binding protein, coding for MLITARNIIKSYGKKQVLKGLDLEIEKGSMVAYLGTNGAGKSTTINILSGLLALDSGQVIRDKHLKMGMVFQDSVLDGELSVAANLKNRLHMYKAADKDWLKHLIEITKIQPILKQKYQSLSGGQKRRVDIVRALINKPDILFLDEPTTGLDIQSRELIWYLFNTLQKEEGLTIFLTTHYLEEAETADKVYVIDNGNILASGKPSQLIADYAKSQLILEMTSAEAMPEQEFIELEPGRYFIEGLKTQEVITLLNQYQKEISSFSFQEGTLNEAFLTLTGKEIQA